The following are from one region of the Methanomassiliicoccales archaeon LGM-DZ1 genome:
- the putP gene encoding sodium/proline symporter PutP: protein MSDQSVTLAVVIIYFIIVIGVGYYFYHRSTNLSDYILGGRSLNPYVTALSAQASDMSGWLLMGLPGSIYVAGMGQVWIGIGLAIGSYLAWLFIAKRLRIYSEKAKNSLTLSEYFENRFHDDTGALRTVSAVIILVFFTIYVASGFVGAGNVFRMIFPDFTYTAAMIIGAVVLIVYTFLGGFRAVCWTDLLQAILMIFAIVLVPLAAVNELGGWDSTADILDDMMSTGRAPDHFTSLLYSGGTGIAAATVISCLAWGLGYFGMPHIIVRYTAIKNPADLKISRRVATVWVVICLAAACAMAIIGRAYISDSGTALDNPENIFIVLADSMFPAALAAIIYAALLAAIMSTADSQLLVASGAVSNDLYTHIFKKKADDRKLMWVARGVVIVIAVIAALLALDKDGAIMDLVSYAWAGFGAAFGPAVILSLYWKKTNAKGVMWGMATGFATVIIWNTFFIAGGIIAGGDWLIWDSQLYELVPGFVLSFIVTVAVSVKTGGAGKEIEKEFDDYEAAVDDPDWGSDPKVSGPQTTLKEKGQ from the coding sequence CTGTCGGACTACATCCTTGGCGGGCGTTCCCTCAACCCTTACGTCACCGCGCTGTCGGCGCAGGCATCGGACATGAGCGGGTGGCTGCTCATGGGACTGCCCGGGTCGATCTACGTGGCAGGCATGGGGCAGGTGTGGATCGGGATCGGACTCGCGATCGGTTCCTATCTTGCCTGGCTGTTCATAGCCAAAAGGCTTAGGATCTATTCTGAAAAAGCGAAGAACTCCCTTACCCTCTCCGAATACTTCGAAAACCGCTTCCACGACGATACCGGCGCCCTGAGGACCGTGAGCGCAGTCATCATCCTCGTTTTCTTCACCATCTATGTCGCATCCGGATTCGTCGGGGCCGGCAATGTGTTCAGGATGATCTTCCCCGACTTCACTTACACGGCCGCCATGATCATCGGGGCGGTCGTTCTGATCGTTTACACATTCCTCGGAGGGTTCAGAGCGGTCTGCTGGACCGACCTCCTGCAGGCGATACTCATGATATTCGCCATCGTACTGGTCCCCCTGGCCGCTGTCAACGAACTCGGCGGCTGGGACAGCACGGCGGACATCCTCGATGACATGATGAGCACCGGACGCGCTCCGGACCACTTCACCAGCCTGCTGTACAGCGGCGGGACCGGGATCGCCGCCGCGACGGTCATATCCTGCCTCGCCTGGGGCCTGGGATACTTCGGGATGCCCCACATCATAGTCAGGTATACCGCCATCAAGAACCCCGCCGACCTGAAGATCTCGAGGCGTGTCGCCACGGTCTGGGTGGTCATATGCCTTGCGGCCGCGTGCGCCATGGCCATCATCGGCAGGGCGTACATCTCCGACAGCGGAACCGCGCTGGACAACCCGGAGAACATCTTCATCGTCCTCGCAGACTCCATGTTCCCGGCAGCCCTGGCGGCCATCATATACGCTGCGCTGCTGGCGGCCATTATGTCCACTGCAGACTCTCAGCTGCTGGTCGCTTCGGGCGCAGTATCGAACGACCTCTATACCCACATATTCAAGAAAAAGGCCGACGACAGGAAGCTCATGTGGGTCGCCAGGGGCGTCGTGATCGTCATCGCCGTCATCGCCGCGCTGCTGGCGCTCGATAAGGACGGCGCCATCATGGACCTCGTCTCCTACGCATGGGCAGGATTCGGAGCGGCCTTCGGCCCTGCTGTGATCCTATCTCTGTACTGGAAGAAGACCAATGCGAAGGGGGTTATGTGGGGGATGGCCACAGGGTTCGCCACTGTCATCATCTGGAACACGTTCTTCATCGCCGGAGGGATCATCGCCGGAGGAGACTGGCTCATCTGGGATTCCCAGCTCTATGAGCTCGTTCCCGGCTTCGTCCTCTCCTTCATCGTCACCGTTGCCGTCTCTGTGAAGACCGGCGGCGCGGGCAAAGAGATCGAGAAGGAGTTCGACGATTATGAGGCGGCCGTGGACGACCCGGACTGGGGATCCGACCCCAAGGTCTCTGGGCCCCAGACGACTCTCAAGGAAAAGGGCCAGTGA